In a genomic window of Phalacrocorax aristotelis chromosome 8, bGulAri2.1, whole genome shotgun sequence:
- the WWP2 gene encoding NEDD4-like E3 ubiquitin-protein ligase WWP2 isoform X4, which yields MANGTVNGDAAGAVDIEEERPAAGATVPSVADSSVAPALPSSGEAEEAASSSSAPPARAAVPALDALPPGWEQRELPNGRVYYVDHNNKTTTWERPLPPGWEKRVDPRGRYYYVDHNTRTTTWQRPTAEYVRNYEQWQSQRNQLQGAMQQFSQRFLYQSSGAPSDNDPLGPLPPGWEKRQDNGRVYYVNHNTRTTQWEDPRTQGMIQEPPLPPGWEMKYTNEGVRYFVDHNTRTTTFKDPRPGFESGSKQGGSPGAYDRSFRWKYHQFRFLCHSNALPSHVKISVSRQTLFEDSFQQIMNMKPYDLRRRLYIIMRGEEGLDYGGIAREWFFLLSHEVLNPMYCLFEYAGKNNYCLQINAASSINPDHLTYFRFIGRFIAMALYHGKFIDTGFTLPFYKRMLNKRPTLKDLESIDPEFYNSIVWTKENSLEECGLELYFIQDMEILGKVTTHELKEGGESIRVTEENKEEYIMLLTDWRFTRGVEEQTKAFLDGFNEVVPLEWLRYFDEKELELMLCGMQEIDMNDWQKNTIYRHYNKNSKQIQWFWQVVKEMDNEKRIRLLQFVTGTCRLPVGGFAELIGSNGPQKFCIDKVGKETWLPRSHTCFNRLDLPPYKSYEQLKEKLLYAIEETEGFGQE from the exons ATGGCCAACGGCACAG TGAATGGAGATGCAGCGGGTGCTGTGGACATCGAAGAGGAAAGGCCAGCAGCGGGAGCGACCGTACCGAGCGTGGCTGACAGCTCTGtcgctcctgctctgcccagctctggagaggcagaggaggcagcCTCCAGCTCCAGCGCCCCACCAGCCCGGGCAGCGGTGCCAGCCCTGGATGCTCTGCCCCCCGG gtgGGAACAGCGAGAGCTGCCTAATGGTAGAGTCTACTATGTAGACCATAACAACAAGACCACCACGTGGGAGAGACCTCTTCCACCAGG GTGGGAGAAGCGTGTGGATCCTCGAGGCAGGTATTACTACGTGGACCACAACACCCGGACCACCACGTGGCAGCGCCCCACAGCCGAGTACGTCAGGAACTATGAGCAGTGGCAGTCCCAGCGAAACCAGCTCCAAGGAGCCATGCAGCAGTTCAGCCAAAGATTCCTGTACCAG TCGTCCGGCGCCCCGTCCGACAATGATCCTCTTGGTCCCCTTCCTCCCGGCTGGG AGAAGAGACAGGACAATGGGCGAGTGTATTACGTGAACCACAACACACGGACCACCCAGTGGGAAGACCCTCGCACGCAGGG GATGATCCAGgagccgccgctgccgcccggCTGGGAGATGAAGTACACGAATGAGGGCGTGCGCTACTTCGTGGACCACAACACTCGGACCACCACCTTCAAGGACCCGCGCCCCGGATTCGAGTCTGG GAGCAAGCAGGGCGGCTCCCCGGGGGCGTATGACCGGAGCTTTCGCTGGAAGTACCACCAGTTCCGCTTCCTCTGCCAC TCGAATGCGTTGCCCAGCCATGTGAAGATCAGCGTTTCTCGACAGACGCTCTTTGAGGACTCCTTCCAGCAG ATCATGAACATGAAGCCGTACGACCTGCGGCGCCGCCTGTACATCATCATGCGAGGAGAGGAGGGCCTGGACTATGGCGGCATCGCTAG GGAGTGGTTCTTCCTCCTGTCCCACGAGGTGCTCAACCCCATGTACTGCCTCTTCGAGTACGCTGGCAAGAACAACTACTGCCTGCAGATCAACGCTGCCTCCTCCATCAACCCTGACCACCTCACCTACTTCCGCTTCATCGGCCGCTTCATCGCCATG GCTCTGTATCATGGGAAGTTCATCGATACCGGCTTCACGCTGCCCTTCTACAAGCGCATGCTGAACAAGCGGCCCACGCTGAAGGACCTGGAATCCATCGACCCCGAGTTTTACAACTCCATCGTCTGGACCAA GGAGAACAGCCTGGAGGAGTGTGGCCTGGAGCTGTACTTCATCCAGGACATGGAGATCCTGGGCAAGGTGACCACCCATGAGCTGAAGGAGGGCGGCGAGAGCATCCGGGTGACAGAGGAGAACAAGGAGGAGTACATCAT GCTGCTGACGGACTGGAGGTTCACGCGGGGCGTGGAGGAGCAGACCAAGGCTTTCCTGGATGGCTTCAATGAGGTGGTGCCGCTGGAGTGGCTGCGGTACTTCGATGAGAAGGAGCTGGAG ctgaTGCTGTGCGGCATGCAGGAGATAGACATGAACGACTGGCAGAAGAACACCATCTACCGGCACTACAACAAGAACAGCAAGCAGATCCAGTGGTTCTGGCAG GTGGTGAAAGAGATGGACAACGAGAAGAGGATCCGGCTGCTGCAGTTCGTGACGGGGACCTGCCGCCTGCCCGTCGGGGGGTTCGCGGAGCTCATCG GCAGCAACGGGCCCCAGAAATTCTGCATCGATAAAGTTGGCAAAGAGACGTGGCTGCCTCGGAGCCATACATG CTTTAACCGTCTGGATCTCCCTCCCTACAAGAGCTACGAAcagctgaaggagaagctgCTTTATGCGATTGAGGAGACAGAAGGATTTGGACAGGAGTGA